The Puniceicoccaceae bacterium genome contains the following window.
GTGTTGTCAAATCCTGAGTACAGGATCTGAAACAATCATTCGCATAAGTTTGAAACAGAGTATCGACTACACCTGTCGCTCCCGTTCGGGATCCCACCGGATCTCATGTCCACTGCGGGCAGCCTCTGCAAGCAACAGGCAAACCGTGTTGGAGCGGTGCGATACTTCGGCGGATGACACCGGTTGCTTTCGGGATTTCACAGCATTGAGAAAATCTTCGTAGTGATTCTTGCTGACCTGAAGGATTTCCTGGCCCGGTTCCGGTTCCCAGCGCAGGATTTCACGATCATGCGCCTCAAAGCCACCTCTCACCACATCCAACCAACCTTCGCTCCCAAAAAAGCGCACACCCGGTCGCCGCACATCGCCCGCATCCAGACTGAGCAACTCCATGCGCAACCCATCGGCATAAGTAAACTCCCCTTCAATGCGAGTGTGCACGTTCCAGATTCCGCGATCTTCATAGGTTGATTTCGCGCGGACCGAAACTGGACCCGTGAACTCCCGGCCACTTCCCCAGAGCGCGATATCAATCATGTGTGACCCCCAGTTGGTAATCATGCCGTGGCAAAATTCCTCCACCTGCATCCAACCCGGACGCGAGAAGTCAGCCTGGGGATGAACCCGTTTTTCAGTGTAAGGAAGGTGTTTCCGCTGTCCCAACCACCGCTCATAGTCGAGCTTTTCCGGTACCGGCATCGCTTCAAAGGTCGCACTTCCGTGGTCCTGCGGCAG
Protein-coding sequences here:
- a CDS encoding Gfo/Idh/MocA family oxidoreductase translates to MERRDFLRISAAACASASLAGCARAFNDGRTGLALIGCGRQGRDLTTNFLGVADPEHVRYVAVCDVDLRRAELARDFILEKYAEQGIAQEISVYSYPEQLLRQRNVDACVVAVADHNHTAVALDVVDAGCDLYLEKPITFTIEEGRELVRRVERKRAVFQSGTQQRSSLYFRRVCELVRQGKIGTLERVEIRLPQDHGSATFEAMPVPEKLDYERWLGQRKHLPYTEKRVHPQADFSRPGWMQVEEFCHGMITNWGSHMIDIALWGSGREFTGPVSVRAKSTYEDRGIWNVHTRIEGEFTYADGLRMELLSLDAGDVRRPGVRFFGSEGWLDVVRGGFEAHDREILRWEPEPGQEILQVSKNHYEDFLNAVKSRKQPVSSAEVSHRSNTVCLLLAEAARSGHEIRWDPERERQV